Proteins found in one Verrucomicrobiota bacterium genomic segment:
- a CDS encoding SufE family protein, whose protein sequence is MKSIEEKKSELLETLDLIGDEHERLSFIVDLGKGAESLASEYRQETFRVEGCTSNLWLFPSFEAGKCHYSVDSDSSITKGIATMLANLYDGHSPQEILKNPPDFLVDAGIPQLLSPNRRNGLSNLSGKIVDYATLYREKYPEESSRAL, encoded by the coding sequence ATGAAATCCATTGAGGAAAAAAAATCCGAACTTCTGGAAACTCTGGATCTAATCGGGGACGAACACGAAAGACTAAGCTTCATCGTAGATCTCGGAAAAGGCGCAGAAAGTTTGGCTTCAGAGTATCGACAGGAGACCTTTCGCGTCGAAGGATGCACGTCAAACCTCTGGCTTTTCCCCTCCTTTGAAGCGGGGAAATGTCACTACTCTGTCGACTCAGACTCCTCCATTACCAAAGGAATCGCGACTATGCTCGCAAACCTGTATGATGGTCACTCCCCGCAGGAGATACTGAAGAATCCGCCGGACTTTCTCGTCGATGCGGGTATTCCCCAGTTGCTTTCACCGAATCGGAGAAACGGTTTGTCTAACCTTTCAGGCAAGATCGTAGACTACGCTACTCTTTACCGCGAAAAGTATCCCGAGGAGAGCTCAAGAGCACTGTAG
- a CDS encoding ATP-dependent RecD-like DNA helicase encodes MPDQLKGTLERIVFSNEEKQYLVAEFSPDGEKGKVTITGVMPGVQCGESLKVTGEWVSHPRHGKQFRISHFESHLPATIHGIRKYLGSGLIPGIGKTYASKIVDYFGEDTLRVISVKSARLREVPGIGKERARKIKEGWEEHRAFRSVMIFLQTYGVSAAKCLRLVKRYGESTEKILRANPYRLADEIEGIGFRTADQIAVNLGLPSDGPDRISAALSYSLQEAADEGHTVLARGDLIARASTVLGLPGESVEPILVRLIAEEQLSSIESDTLIQRNDLAIAEKRLATALFELLWAKSSLPAIQIEKAVDWAAARSGFAFAPEQVEALKASLANRVAILTGGPGTGKTTILRSLVAILSAKNIRVGLASPTGRAAQRMSEATGLSAKTVHRMLEYDPATGGFVHHEKKRLPYEYVIVDEASMLDVRLAASLISAVAPGATLLLVGDADQLPSVGPGDVLRNLIESERFSVVRLSQVFRQEGASRIVDLAYQVLGGNPRFPYKSEEAPSKPRPPGDVQWILAEDPDDCVDKTLRLVDYLPKAIPGTDPVSDIQVIVPLHKGVVGVGNLNERLKERLLSRNVRGGNTPFALGDKVIQTRNNYDLGIYNGDLGLVTRTDLPDGEIEVNFSGLRTRIGRGQVNDLSLAYAITVHKSQGSEYPIVILPLMKQHYLLLRRNLVYTALTRGKKAVYFVGDPAAYSMAVRQLSDQTRLTDLVRKVREAG; translated from the coding sequence ATGCCTGATCAGCTAAAGGGAACTCTCGAGAGAATTGTTTTCTCCAACGAAGAGAAGCAGTATCTCGTGGCGGAGTTCTCCCCGGATGGAGAAAAAGGTAAAGTCACGATCACCGGAGTCATGCCGGGAGTGCAGTGCGGAGAGTCCCTAAAGGTTACAGGAGAGTGGGTGAGCCATCCCCGGCATGGTAAGCAGTTTAGGATCTCTCACTTTGAGTCCCATCTTCCTGCGACAATCCACGGTATTCGCAAGTATCTTGGAAGCGGCCTGATCCCTGGAATTGGAAAGACCTACGCTTCCAAAATCGTTGATTACTTTGGAGAGGATACGCTTCGGGTAATATCGGTGAAATCGGCTCGGCTTCGAGAGGTTCCCGGGATTGGAAAAGAGCGGGCGCGGAAAATCAAAGAGGGTTGGGAGGAGCACCGTGCGTTTCGATCAGTGATGATCTTTCTGCAGACTTACGGCGTGTCTGCTGCAAAATGCTTACGTCTTGTTAAACGTTACGGCGAGAGCACGGAGAAGATCCTACGAGCCAATCCTTACCGTCTCGCAGATGAAATTGAGGGGATCGGGTTTCGCACGGCAGACCAGATTGCAGTAAACCTAGGTCTTCCCAGTGATGGTCCGGATCGGATTTCGGCGGCGCTCTCCTATTCACTTCAGGAGGCAGCAGATGAGGGGCATACTGTTTTGGCTCGGGGTGACTTGATCGCGCGGGCTTCAACAGTGCTCGGATTGCCGGGTGAGTCAGTAGAGCCCATACTCGTCCGTTTGATCGCGGAGGAGCAGCTCTCATCAATCGAGTCCGACACGTTGATTCAACGGAATGATCTGGCGATTGCTGAAAAGCGACTTGCGACAGCTCTTTTTGAGCTTCTTTGGGCGAAATCTTCGCTTCCTGCTATTCAAATAGAGAAGGCGGTCGATTGGGCTGCTGCCCGCTCTGGATTTGCGTTTGCTCCCGAGCAAGTGGAGGCATTGAAAGCGAGTCTGGCGAATCGGGTGGCGATTCTAACCGGAGGACCCGGTACAGGTAAAACGACGATCCTGCGCTCTCTCGTGGCGATTCTCTCGGCGAAGAATATTCGGGTGGGTCTTGCTTCTCCAACAGGCCGGGCTGCGCAGCGAATGAGTGAGGCGACTGGATTGTCCGCGAAGACGGTACATCGGATGCTCGAATACGATCCGGCAACGGGTGGCTTTGTGCATCATGAGAAGAAACGCCTTCCTTATGAGTATGTAATTGTGGACGAGGCGAGTATGCTCGATGTGCGATTGGCGGCATCGCTGATTAGTGCGGTCGCTCCGGGGGCGACTTTGCTCTTAGTGGGAGATGCTGATCAATTGCCATCCGTAGGTCCCGGAGACGTCTTGCGGAATTTGATCGAGTCGGAGAGATTTTCAGTTGTTCGCCTTAGTCAGGTGTTTCGGCAGGAAGGAGCGAGCAGAATTGTTGATCTTGCTTACCAGGTCCTCGGGGGGAATCCTCGTTTTCCTTACAAAAGTGAAGAGGCTCCTTCCAAGCCCCGGCCTCCTGGTGATGTCCAGTGGATTCTCGCGGAAGACCCCGATGATTGCGTGGATAAGACTTTGCGCTTGGTGGATTACTTGCCAAAAGCGATCCCGGGAACTGATCCTGTTAGTGACATTCAGGTCATTGTGCCTCTCCACAAAGGGGTTGTCGGAGTTGGAAATCTGAACGAGCGTTTAAAAGAGCGTTTGCTTTCCAGAAACGTTCGTGGGGGGAATACTCCCTTTGCTTTAGGGGATAAGGTCATCCAAACCCGCAATAACTACGATTTGGGAATCTACAACGGTGACCTCGGTTTGGTTACCCGGACAGACCTACCCGATGGAGAGATAGAGGTGAATTTTTCTGGTTTGCGGACTCGGATAGGGCGAGGGCAGGTGAACGACCTGTCATTAGCCTATGCGATCACAGTTCATAAGAGTCAGGGCAGTGAGTATCCAATCGTAATCCTGCCACTGATGAAGCAGCACTATCTCTTGTTGAGGAGAAATTTAGTCTACACGGCACTTACCAGAGGCAAAAAGGCGGTTTACTTTGTAGGGGATCCAGCAGCCTATTCTATGGCGGTTCGACAACTTTCGGATCAAACACGATTGACGGATTTGGTCAGAAAGGTCCGGGAGGCAGGGTAG
- a CDS encoding HAD family hydrolase, which produces MIVDVRYVFFDLDGTLIDHFEAIHQAYSFAQEKMGLPAATFEKVKATVGGSVPVTMRRLIGPDASNEFVGKATEIFYARFEEIMLDHVTVLDGVPEFLEGLSDRGFHLAVFTNKRGDHARKVLTHLKLSKFFDLIAGAGDTPYRKPQVEFTNWVLAKVEAKPSEALMIGDSPFDVKAGKVRSLRVAAVATGSHSEKELEETEADWVFGDMAKLGETLFGLS; this is translated from the coding sequence ATGATCGTAGACGTCCGCTACGTTTTTTTTGACCTCGACGGAACCCTGATTGATCACTTCGAGGCGATCCACCAGGCGTACAGTTTCGCTCAGGAGAAAATGGGGCTACCGGCTGCCACTTTTGAGAAGGTCAAAGCTACCGTTGGTGGATCTGTTCCCGTTACAATGCGGCGGCTGATTGGCCCCGACGCGAGCAACGAATTTGTCGGGAAAGCCACTGAAATATTCTACGCGAGGTTTGAGGAGATCATGCTCGATCATGTAACGGTTTTGGACGGCGTTCCCGAATTTCTGGAGGGATTGTCAGATCGTGGATTTCATCTTGCTGTGTTTACGAACAAAAGAGGAGATCATGCGAGGAAAGTACTCACCCATCTCAAGCTCTCTAAATTCTTTGATCTAATCGCAGGTGCGGGAGATACACCCTACCGAAAGCCACAAGTTGAGTTTACCAATTGGGTTCTGGCAAAGGTCGAGGCGAAACCATCCGAAGCGTTGATGATTGGCGATTCCCCGTTTGACGTAAAGGCGGGAAAAGTTCGAAGCTTGCGCGTTGCCGCTGTAGCTACGGGAAGTCACTCGGAAAAAGAATTGGAGGAAACCGAGGCAGATTGGGTTTTCGGTGATATGGCGAAACTAGGGGAGACGTTGTTCGGTCTTTCCTGA
- the proB gene encoding glutamate 5-kinase, whose amino-acid sequence MSEDFFSRSFRRIVVKLGTGILTDEEGGINRDRISAICREVDATRKSGVDVCIVSSGAVGLGMKKLGFAKRPTDLSTLQSCAAVGQSILTQTWQESMDPFGHTVAQILLTREDLRGRRRHVTAMETMERLLAMNVVPVVNENDCVSSQEIRFGDNDVLSALVASLIKADLLFILSTAPGLLNRETGDLVKEVKTITADIEAMAGGTESPTAVGGMVTKIHAARIATRSGCGVIIGSGTDPRLLSRIENGSVAGTLFLPTGETMSSRKRWLAFFDQPSGWIVLDEGAADAVREKGRSLLATGVVECGGSFQSGDLVDVRDLEGKAFARGVIAYGSAELKEVAGKKSDEVLAMDPERRQLEVIHRSEMVLLEELSI is encoded by the coding sequence ATGTCCGAAGACTTTTTTTCCCGCAGTTTTCGGCGGATTGTAGTCAAACTAGGGACTGGTATCCTCACCGATGAAGAGGGTGGCATAAATCGGGACCGAATTTCTGCGATCTGCCGTGAGGTGGATGCGACCCGAAAAAGCGGTGTCGATGTCTGCATTGTCAGTTCAGGGGCGGTCGGGCTTGGAATGAAGAAGTTGGGTTTTGCGAAAAGGCCGACTGACCTTTCTACCCTGCAGTCATGTGCAGCTGTGGGGCAGAGTATTCTCACCCAGACTTGGCAGGAGTCTATGGACCCATTCGGGCACACGGTCGCGCAGATCCTGTTGACCCGGGAAGACCTCCGCGGGCGTCGGCGTCATGTAACTGCTATGGAAACAATGGAGCGGCTTCTGGCAATGAACGTAGTTCCTGTGGTAAACGAGAATGATTGTGTAAGTTCGCAGGAGATTCGGTTTGGAGATAACGATGTCCTCAGTGCACTAGTCGCTTCACTCATCAAAGCCGATTTGCTCTTTATTCTGTCGACCGCGCCCGGTCTTCTGAATCGGGAAACAGGAGATTTGGTCAAAGAGGTTAAAACCATCACAGCGGATATTGAGGCCATGGCAGGTGGCACGGAGAGTCCGACTGCGGTAGGAGGGATGGTGACTAAGATTCATGCAGCCAGAATCGCTACACGATCAGGGTGTGGGGTGATCATTGGAAGTGGCACGGATCCTCGTTTGTTGAGTCGGATTGAGAATGGGTCTGTAGCAGGAACGCTTTTTCTTCCAACAGGAGAGACGATGAGTTCGCGGAAGCGCTGGCTGGCATTCTTCGATCAGCCCAGTGGATGGATTGTTCTGGATGAAGGGGCGGCTGACGCGGTTCGGGAAAAGGGGAGGAGTCTCCTTGCAACCGGTGTGGTAGAGTGCGGTGGCAGCTTCCAGTCTGGCGATTTGGTGGATGTGCGCGACCTTGAAGGGAAAGCTTTTGCCCGCGGGGTAATTGCCTACGGTAGCGCGGAATTAAAGGAGGTAGCAGGAAAGAAGTCAGACGAGGTTCTCGCTATGGATCCAGAGAGGCGTCAGTTGGAGGTCATTCATCGTAGTGAAATGGTTTTACTGGAAGAGTTGTCCATCTAA
- the frr gene encoding ribosome recycling factor, with translation MDTDSIQLKQEEEAQRALDHTLAEFNSLHTGKASPAMVESTVIEIASYGSSMPLRDIAAITTPDARTIQIQPWDKTVIKDVEKSLQKANLGINPVVDGALIRLNIPELSKERRQDLVKVAHKHAEDGRISVRQARRNAMESLKTTEKDDSLPEDDVKRVEKEIQKTTDEYVEKINVALGHKEEELLKI, from the coding sequence ATGGACACCGATTCGATTCAGTTAAAGCAGGAGGAGGAAGCGCAGAGGGCTCTTGACCACACCTTGGCGGAGTTCAACTCGCTTCATACGGGAAAAGCCTCTCCGGCTATGGTAGAAAGCACTGTGATTGAGATCGCTTCCTACGGTTCTTCAATGCCTCTCCGGGATATCGCAGCGATCACTACTCCGGATGCACGCACAATTCAAATTCAGCCGTGGGATAAGACGGTGATTAAAGATGTGGAAAAGTCTCTGCAGAAGGCTAATCTTGGAATTAATCCTGTGGTAGACGGTGCGCTGATTCGGTTGAATATCCCGGAGCTTAGCAAGGAGCGGCGTCAGGATCTGGTCAAAGTCGCTCACAAGCATGCTGAAGATGGTCGGATCAGCGTTCGGCAGGCCAGACGCAACGCAATGGAGTCTTTGAAGACCACGGAAAAGGATGACTCTCTTCCAGAAGACGATGTGAAAAGAGTGGAAAAAGAAATTCAGAAGACTACCGACGAGTATGTAGAGAAGATCAATGTGGCACTGGGCCACAAGGAGGAAGAACTCCTGAAAATCTAG
- a CDS encoding RNA-binding S4 domain-containing protein: protein MDHVRVDKWLWAVRLYKTRAEATAACRKSAVQINGATAKPASSVRVDDCVTARLREMTKTYRVLALIDRRVGASRLPDLIKDETPEEEIQRAKERRENARLSPYQGAGRPTKKNRRDLETYFGRGG, encoded by the coding sequence ATGGACCACGTGAGAGTAGACAAATGGCTTTGGGCGGTACGCCTTTACAAGACCCGCGCCGAGGCGACCGCTGCCTGCCGTAAATCAGCGGTCCAGATCAACGGAGCTACTGCAAAACCCGCATCCAGTGTTCGGGTAGACGACTGCGTCACCGCTCGCCTCAGAGAAATGACCAAGACCTACCGGGTCCTTGCCCTTATTGATCGGCGTGTAGGTGCCTCCCGACTTCCAGACCTTATCAAAGACGAAACCCCGGAGGAGGAAATCCAGAGAGCCAAAGAACGCCGCGAAAACGCGAGATTATCGCCGTATCAAGGGGCGGGAAGACCCACCAAGAAAAACCGCCGCGACCTAGAAACGTATTTCGGAAGAGGTGGGTAA
- a CDS encoding DUF2199 domain-containing protein produces the protein MKGEICSETHDELPDIGSDAPYYWCKEAEASDSSSLTEDLCIIEGEEFFVRGVVEIPIQGTDDYFGWGVWVSLKKENFEIYRDNYDSSKIGPFFGWFATEIDYFSVSTINLQTTVKFVGGGTRPRIFINECDHKIRKDQRSGITFEEAWKIVHHYTDDG, from the coding sequence ATGAAAGGTGAGATTTGCAGCGAGACGCACGATGAGTTGCCCGACATAGGATCGGATGCGCCGTACTATTGGTGCAAAGAAGCTGAAGCCTCTGACTCATCCTCACTAACAGAGGATCTATGCATAATCGAAGGAGAAGAGTTCTTTGTCCGCGGTGTTGTTGAGATACCGATTCAAGGAACCGACGACTACTTCGGTTGGGGTGTTTGGGTGTCACTAAAAAAGGAAAACTTTGAGATCTATCGAGACAACTACGATTCCAGTAAGATCGGTCCGTTTTTCGGTTGGTTTGCGACTGAAATTGATTATTTCTCGGTATCTACGATCAACTTACAGACCACCGTGAAGTTCGTTGGAGGCGGAACACGACCAAGGATATTTATTAACGAATGCGATCACAAAATCCGAAAGGATCAGCGCTCTGGCATTACTTTCGAGGAGGCTTGGAAGATCGTTCACCACTACACAGATGACGGATAA
- a CDS encoding SulP family inorganic anion transporter yields the protein MSRSNFWRIAKAPISGVSGFSQLDFFPIRHQVKGYNSSKFSGDLRAGINVALLAFPQGIAYALIAGLPIYYGIFGSAIAAILGPIFSRGHFIVLGPTNATSVLLMSTFVGLAAVEDRLTVVPLLVILAGVFLIIGAYLRLASFIQFISRTVVTGYITAAALLITLNQVKNALGFKFDEDEKAKSFVMSLYYTGLHLKDTHLPSLLLSIITFGVYFGISRKLPKLPNVAITLLVMSFVATLFAPVGLTDLAFLNAVSAAEWKFTPPSLDLGLASTLLSGALAIALLSVLEGTSIGKSLAARSGSRLDTNQEMFSMGVSNIGCGLFSGMPASGSLTRSVLNINSGARTSLASIYSGIIVAVAAVTIGFLVRYIPQASLAVLIICIGISLINTRNIRLVLQATRSDAAVFIATLLTGLLLGLDSAIYVGTGLSIMLFLRQAAHPELVEYQFNEEGQLAEKKEESERSMPEVSIVHVEGDLFFGASDLFRDQMRRTCDDPNLRIVILRMKNARLLDASSVMALDELITYMNEKGRTVVVSGVKKEIYRVFRDSGLIERIGRENIFRESIANPTLSTANAIKRAQEILGNDNANVTIYVDPSKATKDE from the coding sequence ATGTCGCGGAGCAACTTCTGGCGGATAGCAAAAGCGCCTATCTCGGGTGTTTCCGGGTTTTCGCAGTTGGATTTTTTCCCGATCCGGCATCAGGTAAAGGGCTACAATAGTAGTAAGTTTTCGGGGGATCTGAGGGCTGGCATAAATGTGGCTCTTCTCGCTTTCCCGCAAGGTATAGCTTACGCTTTGATCGCAGGTTTACCGATCTATTACGGTATTTTTGGTTCTGCAATAGCGGCGATCCTCGGGCCGATATTCTCACGGGGGCACTTCATAGTTCTTGGGCCCACGAATGCTACGTCAGTGCTTTTAATGAGCACATTTGTCGGGCTGGCGGCAGTAGAGGATAGGCTGACGGTAGTTCCGCTACTTGTAATACTGGCCGGGGTATTTCTAATCATTGGGGCTTATCTAAGACTTGCCTCGTTCATTCAGTTCATTTCCCGCACCGTGGTGACGGGGTATATTACCGCTGCGGCGCTTCTGATCACCTTGAATCAAGTGAAGAACGCACTCGGCTTTAAATTTGATGAAGACGAAAAGGCGAAATCGTTTGTCATGAGTTTGTATTACACGGGCCTACATTTAAAAGACACCCACCTTCCATCGCTGCTGCTGAGTATCATTACTTTTGGGGTATATTTCGGAATCAGCCGGAAACTACCCAAGCTGCCGAATGTAGCAATCACTTTACTGGTGATGTCTTTTGTCGCGACTTTGTTTGCCCCTGTAGGATTAACGGATCTGGCATTCTTGAATGCGGTGAGTGCTGCAGAGTGGAAGTTCACCCCGCCGTCTCTTGATCTCGGTCTTGCATCTACCCTCTTGAGCGGGGCCCTTGCGATCGCTTTGCTAAGCGTCCTGGAAGGAACGTCGATTGGAAAGAGTTTAGCTGCTCGTTCGGGATCTCGTCTCGATACGAATCAGGAAATGTTCAGCATGGGTGTTTCCAACATAGGTTGTGGCCTATTTTCCGGGATGCCGGCTTCTGGATCGCTCACCCGGAGTGTCCTGAACATCAATAGCGGTGCCCGGACGTCCCTCGCCTCGATATACAGTGGAATCATTGTAGCGGTGGCTGCGGTAACGATTGGGTTCCTCGTTCGATATATTCCTCAGGCGAGCCTAGCGGTTCTAATTATTTGCATCGGTATTTCGCTGATCAACACGAGAAACATCCGCCTTGTCCTTCAAGCGACCCGTTCAGACGCTGCCGTGTTCATTGCGACACTATTGACAGGTTTACTATTGGGATTGGATTCAGCCATCTACGTCGGAACGGGACTGTCGATTATGCTCTTTCTGCGACAGGCCGCCCATCCAGAACTTGTGGAGTACCAGTTTAACGAGGAAGGACAGCTTGCAGAGAAGAAAGAGGAGTCGGAACGCTCGATGCCGGAGGTCTCGATTGTTCATGTGGAAGGGGATCTATTTTTCGGTGCATCAGACCTTTTTCGTGACCAGATGAGACGAACCTGTGATGATCCTAACCTTCGCATCGTGATTCTACGGATGAAGAATGCACGGCTACTGGATGCTTCGAGCGTCATGGCATTAGACGAGTTGATCACCTACATGAATGAGAAAGGACGAACGGTCGTTGTAAGTGGCGTGAAAAAGGAAATATACCGGGTCTTTCGCGACTCAGGATTAATCGAACGAATTGGGAGAGAAAACATCTTCCGTGAATCGATTGCGAATCCTACTCTTTCTACTGCAAATGCGATTAAGCGTGCGCAGGAGATTCTTGGAAACGACAACGCTAACGTGACCATCTATGTGGATCCATCAAAGGCGACAAAGGACGAGTAG